One part of the Longimicrobium sp. genome encodes these proteins:
- a CDS encoding sulfite exporter TauE/SafE family protein, producing MDSLQVLAPVTALVAGFAHALEPDHMAAVTTFVSRRPRPLQALGFGVRWGAGHSAAILVVGCILVALDVRLPDLLARGLEFGVGAMLLGLGLWLLWNVLHERAHGLAGEASADGAHRHHHHHGRGSLWVGLAHGLSGTAPLVAALSATAAGSAWQAAGYLALFGVGTTVAMALYAVAAGALFTRAANRGPALAGTLRAMTALGSAAIGVLWMVNAALPA from the coding sequence ATGGACTCGCTGCAGGTTCTTGCTCCCGTGACCGCCCTGGTCGCGGGCTTCGCGCATGCGCTGGAGCCCGACCACATGGCCGCGGTCACCACCTTCGTGTCGCGCCGGCCCCGGCCGCTGCAGGCGCTGGGCTTCGGCGTGCGCTGGGGCGCGGGGCACTCCGCCGCCATTCTCGTGGTCGGCTGCATCCTGGTGGCGCTGGACGTACGGCTGCCGGACCTCCTGGCCCGCGGGCTGGAGTTCGGCGTGGGCGCCATGCTGCTGGGGCTGGGACTGTGGCTGCTGTGGAACGTGCTCCACGAGCGCGCCCACGGGCTGGCGGGCGAGGCGTCCGCGGACGGGGCACACCGACACCATCACCACCACGGCCGCGGCTCGCTGTGGGTGGGGCTGGCGCATGGGCTGTCGGGAACGGCGCCGCTGGTGGCCGCGCTCTCCGCCACGGCGGCGGGCTCGGCATGGCAGGCGGCGGGCTACCTGGCCCTCTTCGGCGTGGGCACCACGGTGGCGATGGCGCTGTACGCCGTGGCGGCCGGCGCGCTGTTCACCCGGGCGGCGAACCGCGGCCCCGCGCTGGCCGGAACGTTGCGTGCGATGACGGCTTTGGGGAGCGCGGCCATCGGGGTGCTGTGGATGGTGAACGCGGCCCTCCCGGCGTGA
- a CDS encoding energy transducer TonB — protein sequence MNKPALVALLAALAAAPGLHAQEGAAGAPERCAAVPDTVKPPTAPQIRDRNQLRESVARIFREGGHPATGLLYVEVDRQGRKTVEFLGTDPPAQARQRAEREIGRYLQTLPPGRSFNALLRLDGAYPVIAPGKHHCVPELDNPGEFMEARGKVMEGHPMARTAGETRPVQVAVILVVDRTGRVAWAGLAQPTGDAYVDEHATAMVQGLRFLPALLDGVPIDARTRFTFTLRVR from the coding sequence ATGAACAAGCCCGCTCTCGTCGCCCTGCTGGCCGCCCTCGCCGCAGCGCCCGGCCTGCATGCCCAAGAGGGTGCCGCCGGCGCCCCCGAGCGGTGCGCCGCGGTGCCGGACACGGTAAAGCCGCCGACCGCCCCGCAGATCCGCGACCGCAACCAGCTTCGCGAGTCCGTCGCGCGCATCTTCCGGGAAGGCGGGCATCCCGCGACGGGCCTGCTGTACGTGGAAGTGGATCGCCAGGGGCGCAAGACGGTGGAGTTCCTGGGTACCGACCCTCCCGCGCAGGCGCGGCAGCGGGCCGAACGCGAGATCGGGCGGTACCTGCAGACGCTCCCGCCGGGCCGCTCCTTCAACGCGCTGCTCCGCCTGGACGGCGCCTACCCGGTGATCGCGCCGGGCAAGCACCACTGCGTGCCGGAGCTGGACAATCCCGGCGAGTTCATGGAGGCCCGCGGAAAGGTGATGGAGGGGCATCCCATGGCGAGAACGGCGGGCGAAACGCGCCCCGTCCAGGTTGCCGTCATCCTGGTGGTCGACCGCACGGGCCGGGTGGCATGGGCCGGCCTGGCGCAGCCCACAGGCGACGCGTACGTCGACGAGCATGCCACGGCCATGGTGCAGGGGCTGCGCTTTCTTCCCGCGTTGCTGGACGGAGTGCCCATCGATGCGCGCACGCGGTTCACGTTCACCCTTCGCGTCCGCTGA
- a CDS encoding CDGSH iron-sulfur domain-containing protein, which yields MQEGNEPQAGVPPVTILVKNNGPLLVDGPFRLVDADGTEYPVPAGKKVNLCRCGASTRKPFCDGTHSRIGFAAAERAVRELEGGAPQGGAPAA from the coding sequence ATGCAGGAAGGTAACGAGCCGCAGGCGGGCGTACCGCCGGTCACCATCCTGGTGAAGAACAACGGGCCGCTGCTGGTGGATGGCCCCTTTCGCCTGGTGGACGCCGACGGAACCGAGTACCCGGTGCCCGCGGGCAAGAAGGTGAACCTGTGCCGCTGCGGCGCATCCACCCGCAAGCCGTTCTGCGACGGCACGCACAGCAGGATCGGCTTTGCGGCCGCCGAGCGGGCCGTGCGCGAGCTGGAGGGCGGGGCGCCCCAGGGCGGCGCACCAGCTGCTTGA
- a CDS encoding sulfurtransferase, which translates to MATESLPIEQRGYAKPDALVSTEWVAGHLDDPAVRIVESNEDVLLYDTGHLPGAVRIDWHTDLQDPLMRDYLDAESFAALMREKGISPDTTVVFYGDKNNWWATYALWVFRLFGHERVKVMDGGRKKWSDEGRPMTEDLPTVAPADYPTPRRDDEAIRAFREDVLDHVKRRGQMIDVRSPEEFSGEKLHMPDYPQEGAMRGGHIPGAQNVPWARAVNVDTGEFKSAEELRALYEQGAGLRPDQDTIAYCRIGERSSHTWFALTYLLGYPNVRNYDGSWTEWGNAVRLPIEK; encoded by the coding sequence ATGGCGACGGAATCGCTGCCCATCGAGCAGCGCGGCTACGCGAAGCCCGATGCGCTGGTATCGACGGAGTGGGTGGCCGGGCACCTGGACGACCCCGCCGTGCGCATCGTGGAAAGCAACGAGGACGTGCTGCTGTACGACACGGGGCACCTTCCCGGCGCGGTGCGCATCGACTGGCACACCGACCTCCAGGACCCGCTGATGCGCGACTACCTGGACGCCGAGTCGTTCGCCGCGCTGATGCGCGAAAAGGGCATCTCGCCCGATACGACGGTGGTGTTCTACGGCGACAAGAACAACTGGTGGGCCACGTACGCGCTGTGGGTGTTCCGCCTGTTTGGGCACGAGCGGGTGAAGGTGATGGACGGCGGGCGCAAGAAGTGGTCGGACGAGGGGCGGCCGATGACCGAAGACCTGCCCACGGTCGCACCGGCCGACTATCCCACGCCGCGCCGCGACGACGAGGCCATCCGCGCCTTCCGTGAAGACGTGCTGGACCACGTGAAGCGGCGCGGGCAGATGATCGACGTGCGCTCGCCCGAGGAGTTCAGCGGCGAAAAGCTCCACATGCCCGACTATCCGCAGGAAGGCGCCATGCGCGGCGGGCACATCCCCGGCGCGCAGAACGTGCCCTGGGCGCGGGCCGTGAACGTGGACACGGGCGAGTTCAAGAGCGCCGAGGAGTTGCGCGCGCTGTACGAGCAGGGCGCCGGGCTGAGGCCGGACCAGGACACCATCGCCTACTGCCGCATCGGCGAGCGCTCGTCGCACACCTGGTTCGCGCTGACGTACCTGCTGGGCTATCCCAACGTGCGCAACTACGACGGCTCGTGGACGGAGTGGGGGAACGCCGTGCGGCTGCCCATCGAAAAGTAG